In Pyrus communis chromosome 8, drPyrComm1.1, whole genome shotgun sequence, one genomic interval encodes:
- the LOC137743498 gene encoding uncharacterized protein: protein MSRFSRASIFASQILRPIESKKQHLLPASQHFLAQRSSNRFFDIYKLGNKAAIEKERARLADELNRGYFADMSELEKHGGKISVANKTIVPATAAVKFPDLEVNYSDGKILKLPVSSNGNGNVTEVNKLETPKASLVCLSFRASSQGMINSWSAPFLDAFSGSKDVQLYEVSLIDSWFLCRSPIKKLLLRIMRKPKHDESTEPKRQIVYSFGDHYYFRKELKVLNLLTGYIFLLDKFGRIRWQGTGLATEEESSSLLSCTKLLLEEK, encoded by the exons ATGAGCCGATTCAGCCGAGCTTCCATATTTGCTTCCCAAATCTTGAGGCCCATTGAGAGCAAGAAGCAGCATCTTCTTCCAGCTTCCCAGCATTTCTTAGCTCAAAGAAGCTCCAATCGTTTCTTCGACATTTACAAG CTTGGAAACAAAGCAGCTATAGAGAAAGAGCGTGCCCGGCT TGCAGATGAGTTGAATAGGGGATATTTTGCTGATATGTCAGAGCTTGAAAAACATGGTGGGAAG ATTTCTGTGGCAAATAAAACCATAGTTCCTGCAACTGCAGCGGTAAAGTTTCCTGACTTAGAAGTTAACTACTCTGATGGAAAAATATTAAAGCTTCCCGTTAGCTCCAATGGGAATGGAAATGTCACTGAAGTCAACAAATTGGAAACCCCCAAGGCTTCTTTAGTTTGCCTTTCATTTCGAGCAAGCTCCCAG GGAATGATTAATTCTTGGAGCGCCCCTTTTCTTGATGCTTTTAGTGGTTCCAAGGATGTTCAACTATACGAG GTATCATTAATAGACTCATGGTTCTTATGTCGGAGTCCAATTAAGAAGCTTTTGCTCCGGATTATGAGGAAACCAAAGCATGATGAAAGCACTGAACCTAAAAGGCAGATTGTATATTCATTTGGTGACCATTATTACTTCAGAAAAGAACTTAAAGTACTGAACCTTCTGACCGG GTATATATTCCTGCTCGATAAATTTGGTAGAATAAGATGGCAAGGCACTGGATTGGCTACGGAAGAGGAGTCGTCATCCCTTCTTTCGTGCACGAAACTGCTCTTGGAAGAGAAATAA